A region of Oryctolagus cuniculus chromosome 3, mOryCun1.1, whole genome shotgun sequence DNA encodes the following proteins:
- the SSB gene encoding lupus La protein homolog — translation MAENGDSEKMAALEAKICHQIEYYFGDFNLPRDKFLKEQIKLDEGWVPLEIMIKFNRLNRLTTDFNVIVEALSKSKAELMEISEDKTKIRRSPSKPLPEVTDEYKNDVKNRSVYIKGFPTDATLDDIKEWLEDKGQVLNIQMRRTLHKAFKGSIFVVFDSIESAKKFVETPGQKYKDTDLLILFKEDYFAKKNEERKQNKVEAKLRAKQEQEEKQKLAEDAEMKSLEEKIGCLLKFSGDLDDQTCREDLHILFSNHGEIKWIDFVRGAKEGIILFKEKAKEALDKAKDANNGNLQLRNKEVTWEILEGEVEKTALKKIIEDQQESLNKWKSKGRRFKGKGKANKAAPPAPAKGKVEFQGKKTKFDSDDERNENGAAGPVKRAREETDKEEPASKQQKTENGAGDQ, via the exons atggctgaaaaTGGCGATAGTGAAAAGATGGCTGCCCTGGAGGCCAAAATCTGTCATCAAATTGAG TATTATTTTGGAGACTTCAATTTGCCACGGGacaaatttttaaaggaacaaatCAAACTGGATGAAGGTTGGGTACCTTTGGAGATAATGATAAAATTTAACag gttAAACCGCCTCACAACAGATTTTAATGTAATAGTTGAAGCACTGAGCAAATCCAAGGCAGAACTCATGGAAATTAGTGAAGATAAAACTAAAATCAGAAGATCTCCAAGCAAACCCCTTCCTGAAGTGACTGATGAGTATAAAAATGATGTGAAAAACAGATCTGTTTATATT AAAGGCTTCCCAACTGATGCAACCCTGGATGACATAAAAGAGTGGTTAGAAGATAAAGGCCAAGTGCTAAATATTCAGATGAGAAGAACACTGCACAAAGCATTTAAG gGATCAATATTTGTTGTGTTTGATAGTATTGAATCTGCTAAGAAGTTTGTAGAGACCCCTGGCCAGAAATACAAAGACACAGACCTGCTGATACTTTTCAA GGAAGattactttgcaaaaaaaaatgaagaaagaaagcaaaataaagtaGAAGCTAAATTAAGAGCTAAACA agaacaagaagaaaaacaaaagttagCAGAAGATGCTGAAATG AAATCTCTAGAAGAAAAGATTGGATGCTTGCTGAAATTTTCGGGTGACTTAGATGATCAGACATGTAGAGAAGATTTGCACATCCTTTTCTCAAACCATGGTGAAATAAAATGGATAGACTTTGTCAGAGGAGCAAAAGAG GGAATAATTCTATTTAAAGAAAAGGCCAAGGAAGCACTAGATAAAGCCAAAGATGCAAATAATGGTAACCTACAATTAAGGAACAAAGAAGTGACTTGGGAAATACTGGAAGGAGAGGTGGAAAAAACagcattgaaaaaaatcatagaagatcaacaagaatcattaaataaatggaagtCAAAag GTCGCAGAtttaaagggaaaggaaaggcaaATAAAGCTGCTCCACCTGCACCTGCTAAAGGAAAAGTAGAGTTTcaagggaagaaaacaaaatttgataGTGATGATGAACGCAATGAAAATGGTGCAGCTG GTCCAGTGAAAAGAGCAAGAGAAGAAACAGACAAAGAAGAACCTGcatcaaaacaacagaaaacagaaaatggtgCCGGAGACCAATAG
- the METTL5 gene encoding rRNA N6-adenosine-methyltransferase METTL5, translating into MKKLRLKELESRLQQVDGFESPKLLLEQYSTRPHIAACMLYTIHNTYDDIENKVVADLGCGCGVLSIGTAMLGAGLCVGFDIDEDALEIFNRNVEEFELTNVDMVQCDVCTLPNRMPKSFDTVIMNPPFGTKKNKGTDMAFLKTALEMARTAVYSLHKSSTREHIQKKAAEWKIKIDVIAELRYDLPASYNFHKKQSVDIEVDLVRFSF; encoded by the exons atgaagaaattaagacTGAAGGAACTAGAGAGTCGCCTTCAACAAGTGGATGGATTCGAAAGCCCCAAGCTCCTTTTAGAACAGTATTCGACGAGGCCGCACATTGCAG catGTATGCTGTATACAATCCATAATACATATGATGACATTGAAAATAAAGTGGTTGCAGATCTAGGATGTGGTTGTGGAGTGCTTAGCATCGGAACTGCAATGTTAGGAGCAGG ATTGTGTGTTGGATTTGACATAGATGAAGATGCACTGGAAATATTTAACAGGAATGTGGAAGAGTTTGAGTTAACAAATGTTGACATGGTTCAGTGTGATGTGTGCACATTACCTAATAGAATGCCCAAGTCTTTTGATACAGTTATCATGAATCCTCCCTTTGGGACCAAAAAGAATAAAG GGACAGACATGGCTTTTCTCAAGACTGCTTTGGAAATGGCAAGAACAGCAGTGTACTCTCTACACAAATCCTCAACTAGAGAA CATATCCAAAAGAAAGCTGCAGAATGGAAAATCAAGATAGATGTAATTGCAG AACTTCGATATGACCTTCCAGCATCATACAACTTTCATAAAAAGCAATCA GTGGATATTGAAGTGGACCTAGTtcggttttctttttaa